Sequence from the Aspergillus nidulans FGSC A4 chromosome III genome:
CGTCGTTGTGACCCAGGATAACCTCCTTGCTGCACACCTTCTTTAATTAGTACCCTGAGGGCCTGTAATACGCGGTCCAAGTTCTCAGTAGTAGTGATTAATGTTCGGTCCTTAAGAAGAGTGCGGGCGATTTCGCCCGCAACAGATCGTCGTGTAGGGTATGACTGGGAAGACAAAAGGGGGAGGTAATGTGGCAGAGCCAGGGCTGTGAAAACAGAAACGTATGAGCGGAGCGGAGCAATGAGGAGGTGCAAAAGGTTCTGTTGTGTCGGTGCGGCGTGTAAGTCTGCATGGTCTGTGTACTCGGCTGTCTCCTTGGTAGCAAACTGAAGGATTTGATCAACATATTCCAAACGTTCAGGGTACGTGTTGAGCGCGAGGTTGACGAGTGAAACGAGGAGTGCCATCGTATCTTGAATTGGAAGACCACGGGATTTGATAAGGCTGACCACCTGCTCGTAAAATATGTCATACAATTTGATATCTTGAGGCGAGGTGGGCTTCTGGTCCTCGTCGCGCCCATTTGCCGTAACCTCATCGGCTGGTTTCGTTTGCTCCTCGCTTTCCGTTGGTGTCTGCTCGACGCCATTCTCCTGGGTAGGGGTGGCATCCTCCTTCGGTTTCTCCTGGGACGCCTCGGAGACCTTGAGATTTTCGAGAAGCTTCGTGacggcttcctcttccttttgCTTCCTCGTCTCCGCATTCATAGAGGTCTCGGCCTCTCGAGCCGCATAGGAGGATAAGCGGTCCATGAGCCCTATcacaatcttcttcagatccaCATGCGGATTTAACCGCGCGATAGCTGAAAGTAATAGGTCGAGCGTATGTAAATGGAACTCATCGGGAAACACCTTCGTAATCACTATAGTCGCAGCATTAGCACTCCGCACGCCTCTTCACCCAGTCACCCTCACCTTCCAGTAAATACTCCTGCGCCAAAACATCCCGGCACTGAACGACTTGTTCTAATAGCGCCTGCAGAATCCCAGACTTGTACGtgtccaaatccaccaaTTGGCTCAGGCGAACGACGTTACTACCAACCAACAACTCCAGCTCCCGACGCTCCTGCATCCGCTTCTCCCGCTCTCGCGAGGGACCCTGGTGCTGAAGTCTCACCCATAATTTATTCATTTCCACAAAATTGGTCAAGACAAAGTTAATCGAGTCCTGGATGTTCCCTTCAGGCCCGTTACCGGTTCCCGTTGGTAGGTAGTCTCTCGCCTGACCGGAAAGGTAATACCTCAAAAATAGCCCACGGATTGGGTGTTGCACGCCTCGGCTCATCTCCATCATGTCCTTCATGATCTCTTTGACAGGGGCATCCTCCACAGACATATAGACGGTACCAACGGTTATCATGAGGTAGAGCCGCGGAACAATATTTCCGGCATACTGAACCAATTCGTACAGGTCCGCGAGGTGATTGACCGGGTGGTTCTCTTTCAGGTAGACGGAGAGGTGGCGCAGTGCATCAAAGACAGCCATGTACAGTTCGTAGTATTGCTTGGGCCCTAGACTCGGTGTTCGGAGTTCAGAGACCAATGTCGATCTAGAAATGATACCGCAATATCAGTATTGCCGTTTTTGTATATATTGAGCAGTATCTCGCGTCGTCGCAGCATAGTCCACTGCTAGCTGAAGCTCGAACTCACCCGCATTTGAGCGCATCCATCAGTTTGCCTGGCGTCTCGAGGCATTTTCGCATCATACTCGATTGCTGGCGCACCACCCCCAATGCCTCCTCCAGGAGACGACTCTGGTCTTCGGACGGCGCTACCGAAGTAGCCATTGTGGTTATCTGACCAGGTAAGAAGCAAGAGGGGATAGGTCAAGAGCGGAGATAGAAACGGCTTGGGTTTAGGCGGTAAGCAGCTGGAATGGCTCAAAAGGGAGGGGAGAGATGAAACTATGATAATATCGGAGGGAAAACACTGGAACGGAAGAGATTTGACTGCTTTCAGATTCCATAGAACAGAGAGTGAAGTTCATTCATTAATcagggagttggagttgaACGGTGCTGGAGTGGTGGAACTGGCATAATGCCGTTGACTGGAGGCGGGCATGCGACCAGTACGTAATGTATCACTGCTGCTTTTCGTTACATTAATTACGTGAACATACAGCCATGTACTAGCACTTCCTGGTATTCGAAAGTACGACCAATCTATTTCCAATCTATATCTATACTTATAAAAACAAATAATCAACCGATGCATGAGGGGCCATCAAATCTCGAAAACGCCGGCACCCATCTTCTGGTCAGTTACATCATTATCCCAgtctcgtcatcatcgttcaAGCCATTGAAAAGTTGATCTTGAACCCGTTATGTCATAAAAGGTAGCAGCCAAAGTTGTAGTAAAAACGACACAGAAGAAACCGAGCAAAACACCCAATGAGTCTCCTGATGTCATCTCAGCCCCTCAGAGCAGTGCTGTTCAGACTCCTAGCCTTGCGACTCGAGGTAACAAGTTCAGTGGAGTTGAGCAGACCACGAGAGACGTGAACACTCCCAGTCTCATTGAGACCACGAGCATCGAAACGAGGATAAGCCGCAGTCTCGTTGCTGGTACGAGCCCGTAGATGAGAGTTCATAGACCTTCCAAAGGCGCGCGCAAGTCTGTCAATTGCTCCCGTGGcggtttcttcttcgtcttgaacttcttctcccggGACTGGAGTCACAGCCGGGAGGATAGCCGAGCTGCTGTACGGAACGCCAGTCCCAGCGCCCCATatcgccgacgacgaaggcgaCGGAGTTGTTGGTGTTTGGGATATCGTCACTGTCACTGTTTGTGGAGGAGCACCCGGCGCAGTCACGGTTTGGGTGATGGTTGAAGCCGAGGGGGCAGGTTGAGGAGTGTCCGGAAGACCACCAACGTTGACCACATCGTAGTCAGCGCTTCGGCGCTGAACTGTGGTGTTGAAGGTAGGATGACTCAGAGGAAATGCGTTGGAGGTGAGGGCGAGAGCCAAGGAAAGGACGGCAGAGGTATGCATTGTGTTGACAGTGAGTTGAAGTAATGTTCAACAACAAATAATATGAAATTAGTCAGGAActgaaggaggagcagaGAAACTTTATAACCCTAAGCAATCTTGGGTCCTCAGGAACTGTGGTTATGAAAAGTTGGATGAGACAGTTCAGTTGAGATGCTACAGCTTAAGAATCCCAGAGTAGACCAAGGCCACGGCTAGAAGACCCTCGAAAAACCTTTTAAGGTGGACCACTTGTTGCATAATGATCAGCACTTTGAGCCCATCATGTCCAAGCGATACGGCAGCTGGCGCGTCCTGATGTTCGAGCTGACAGTCGCCACGAAGTATACAGGAGGCTGGGCCATCCATACAAACTACCAGCCACGGATTTTCTAACGACAGACCGCAGAATTATCGCAGCAACGCAATTATTTCATAAAGATGATCATACAGTGAATGAGAAAAATGAAATTAGAACAAGTTCTTGTTTCACGATTTTTCTTCAAGCTGAATTTCTTGAATTCGGATAGAAGTCTAGGAGCTTCAGGTTCGTTCCAGAGGCAGATGGCCTTTGGAAGGCAGAAGCcctgctgtggctgtgctTTCCATTGTGGCGTATAATTTCAACATCCACTACTAGATAGTGATCATCGGCCAAAACAAATGGGAGTTGGGTATCCGATGAGTCGACCACATATTTATGCAAATATCTATTCTTAGTTTACTTAtctgcctgctcctgccgGACGCGCAATGCTCTGCATGGCCCAATACATACATAGATGCGTCAGAAGCTTGGCCCAATGCAGACTGTGGGGATTACTCCATATGGAAGAAGCTGCATGTGATTGTGATATACTTGGTTTCTTCAAACCGAGTTACGTAGGTCACGGCGAACCAGCGCTTTTGGACCGAGATGCTATTTTCAGATTCTCTCCTCTGGTACTTTCGGTTATTCATGGTGTTTGAGGTACGATCGCCAT
This genomic interval carries:
- a CDS encoding retromer subunit VPS35 (transcript_id=CADANIAT00005445), with product MATSVAPSEDQSRLLEEALGVVRQQSSMMRKCLETPGKLMDALKCGSTLVSELRTPSLGPKQYYELYMAVFDALRHLSVYLKENHPVNHLADLYELVQYAGNIVPRLYLMITVGTVYMSVEDAPVKEIMKDMMEMSRGVQHPIRGLFLRYYLSGQARDYLPTGTGNGPEGNIQDSINFVLTNFVEMNKLWVRLQHQGPSREREKRMQERRELELLVGSNVVRLSQLVDLDTYKSGILQALLEQVVQCRDVLAQEYLLEVITKVFPDEFHLHTLDLLLSAIARLNPHVDLKKIVIGLMDRLSSYAAREAETSMNAETRKQKEEEAVTKLLENLKVSEASQEKPKEDATPTQENGVEQTPTESEEQTKPADEVTANGRDEDQKPTSPQDIKLYDIFYEQVVSLIKSRGLPIQDTMALLVSLVNLALNTYPERLEYVDQILQFATKETAEYTDHADLHAAPTQQNLLHLLIAPLRSYVSVFTALALPHYLPLLSSQSYPTRRSVAGEIARTLLKDRTLITTTENLDRVLQALRVLIKEGVQQGGYPGSQRRGESDETIEEQGWLARLVHLLQAPENDTQLKLLQATRKAYLDGNERIRYTFPAIVSSSIRLARKLKSREHYDDNWQSQSSALYRFMHQCVNNLYQRVNPGCADLALRLFVMCGEVADQTGFEEFSYEFFAQAFTIYEDSISDSRAQFQAVCIIAGALHGTRGFSKENYDTLITKAALHGSKLLKKPDQCRAVYLASHLWWVIENPHRGEEDPKNLYRDGKRVLECLQRALRVADACMDTAVSVELFVEILNRYVYYFDQQNETVTTKYLNGLIELIHSNLQTDQDEPNPALENPKRHFYRTLEYIRAREFEGVVTDPRS
- a CDS encoding uncharacterized protein (transcript_id=CADANIAT00005446), which gives rise to MHTSAVLSLALALTSNAFPLSHPTFNTTVQRRSADYDVVNVGGLPDTPQPAPSASTITQTVTAPGAPPQTVTVTISQTPTTPSPSSSAIWGAGTGVPYSSSAILPAVTPVPGEEVQDEEETATGAIDRLARAFGRSMNSHLRARTSNETAAYPRFDARGLNETGSVHVSRGLLNSTELVTSSRKARSLNSTALRG